The genomic segment CGCGCTACGTGGCCCACGATCCGAAGGCCTGGAACGATCAGTTCGAAACCTACACGCGCATCCGCTACTCGTGGACGCTCAGCGCGGACTGGCCGCGGCTGGCGATGGTCCAGGCGCTCATCGGCCAGATGCTCTACTTCGATCCCGTCGTCTACGACTGGGCCCACATCCAGGCCCCGACGCTGGCCTTCGGCGGCGCCGAGGACATGCTGCTCGGCCCGGCCGCGAACTTCCAGGCGAGGATGAAGGTCCTGGCGGACTCGGTGCCCAACGGCAACGGCCACCTGCACCTGATTCCCGGCCTGGGCCACGTGCCGCACCTCGAAGCGCCCGACAAGGTGATTCCGCCGCTCCTGGCGTTCCTCAAGGAAGGCGTCTCGGCGAAGTAGCGGACGGCCGTCCTCGCGATGAGCGCGCCCCCTCCGGGCGGCGCCGGCAGCCTCGATCGGCTGCGGCACCTGCCCCAGTTCCAGCGTTACGCGCTCGGCCGCGCGTACGACGAGATGTTCGACGCCGACGGCGTCACGCGCGGCCACTACGGCGCGCTGTACGAGCGGCTCGCCACGGTGGACCCGCAGGAGCTCAGGCAGCGCCAGTCGGCGGCCGACAAGGCCTTCCTGCACCAGGGCATCACCTTCACGGTGTACGGCCAGCAGGACGGCACGGAGCGGATCTTTCCCTACGACCTGATCCCCCGGATCATCACGGCGTCGGAGTGGGACACCGTGGAGCGCGGCCTCACCCAGCGCATCACGGCCCTGAACCTGTTCCTGAAGGACCTGTACGGCGACGGCAAGGTGCTGGCCGACGGGCTGGTCCCCCGCGAGCTCGTCTACAGCTGCAAGCACTTCCGCCGCGAGATGCAGGGCGTGGCCGTCCGCCACGACATCTATGTCTCGGTGGCGGGCACCGACCTGGTACGCCTGCCCGACGGCTCCTTCGCGGTGCTGGAGGACAACCTGCGCGTGCCCAGCGGCGTGAGCTACATGCTCACCAACCGGCAGGTCATCAAGCGGATCTTCCCCCTCCTGTTCAACAGCTACGACGTCCGCCCCGTGGACCAGTACGGCCAGGCCCTGCTGGCGACGCTCCGGGCGCTGGCGCCGCCCCATCGGCCCGATCCGACGATCGTGCTGCTCACGCCCGGGGTCTTCAACTCGGCCTACTTCGAGCACACGTTCCTGGCGCGCCAGATGGGCATCGCGCTCGTCGAGGGCCGCGACCTGTTCGTCCACGACAACGTCGTCTACATGCGCACGACGGCCGGGCCGCAGCGCGTGGACGTCATCTACCGGCGCGTGGACGACGACTTCATCGACCCGCTGGCCTTCCGCGCGGACTCCACGCTCGGCGTGCCGGGCCTGTTCAACGCCTACCGCGCCGGGAACGTGGCTCTCACCAACGCCGTGGGCACGGGCGTCGCCGACGACAAGGCCCTCTACGCCTACGTCCCCGCGCTCATCAAGTACTACCTGGACCAGGACCCCATCCTGCACAACGTCGAGACGTGGCAGATGTCGAAGGACGACGAGCGCCAGCACGTGCTCGATCGCCTCGACCAGGTGGTGGTGAAGGCGGTGGGCGAGTCCGGCGGCTACGGCATGCTGATCGGACCGCACAGCACGGCCGCGGAGCGCGAGGCCTTCCGGCAGCGCATCCTCGCCGATCCCAGGAACTACATCGCCCAGCCCACGCTGGCCCTCTCCGCGGCGCCGTGCTTCGTGGACGGGCGGATCGAGCCGCGCCACGTGGACCTCAGGCCCTACATCCTCTCCGGCGACGAGGTGGTGATCGTGCCGGGCGGGCTCACGCGCGTGGCCCTCCGGGAGGGCTCGCTCGTCGTCAACTCGTCGCAGGGCGGCGGCAGCAAGGACACGTGGGTGCTGCACGCCGACGCGGCCGGCGCGGGGGCCTGACCATGCTGTCCCGCGTCGCCGACAGCCTCTACTGGATGAGCCGCTACCTGGAGCGGGCCGAGCACTCCGCGCGCGTCGTGAACGTGAACCTCAACCTCACGCTCGACCGCGCCCCGGCCGACGTCGCCCGCCACTGGGGCCGCCTGCTCGCGAGCCTGCCGGACCCGCCGCCGTGGCAGGTCCGCGCGGTGCCCGGCGGCACCGAGCGCGCCACGCTGGATCTGGCCAACCGCGAGTCCATCGCCGCCTGCGTCGGCGCCGCGCGCGAGAACGCCCGCCAGGTCCGCGAGGAGATCAGCACGGAGATGTGGGAGGAGATCAACCGCCTCTTCCTGGCCGTGCAGCAGCGTCAGCCGATCGAGTCGGAGTGGACGGCCGGCACCCACGAGTTCCTCGCCGCCACCATCACGGGCGTCCACCAGATCCAGGGCGTCACCGACGCCACGATGACCCACGGCGAGGGCTGGCACTACATCGAGCTGGGGCGGTACCTCGAGCGCGCCAGCGCCACGGCCGCCCTGCTCGACGTGCAGTACCGCGAGCTGCCGGTCGAGGACGCCGGCTCGAGCGACGTCGGCGAGTTCGTGGAGTGGGTGGGGCTCCTCAAGTCGTGCTGTGCGTTCGAAGCGTACTGCCGTCACTACACGGCCGACGTCCGGCCGCAGCGCATCGCCGAGTTCCTGGTGCTGAGTCCCGACTTCCCGCGCAGCATCCACTTCGCGGTGGGGCGCGTCCAGGCGGCCCTCAGCGCCATCGCCTCGCTCACGGGCCGGCAGAACGGCCGGAGCGAGCGCCTGGCGGGACGGCTGCTCGCGTCGCTCGACTACGGACAGATCGACGAGATCATGGGCGAGCTCCCGGCCTACCTCCAGGGCATCGTCCGCCAGGCGGCCCAGATCAACACCGCCGTCCACCAGCAGTACATCGCCTACCCGGTCGACGTCGGCCTCACCTGAGCTGCCCGTGGCCATCCACTACGCCATCCGCCACCTCACGCGCTTCACCTACGCGGCTCCGGTCAGCGAGTCCGTGATGGAGCTGCGCATGCGCCCGGCCACCGACCACGCCCAGCGCTGCCTGCAGTTCGACGTGGACCTGCAGCCGCGGGCCCGCGTGTTCGCCTACCGGGACTTCCTCGGCAACTGGGTGCACCACTTCGACCTGCCGCGGCGCCACAGCCGGATGGCCGTGACCGCGCGGGCGCAGGTGCAGATCGACGCGCCGCCGCCGCTGCCGGAGGCACTCCCGCCGTCGGCGTGGGACGAGGTGGACGCCTGGACCGCGAGGGACGAGCACTGGGACTTCCGGCGGCCGAGCCGCTTCGTGGAGTGGACCGACGCGCTCGTCGCCTTCGCCGACGCGCTGGGCGCGCGGGCGACGCGCGCCCAGGACCCGCTCACGGTGGTGCGCGGCGTGATGGACGCCATCCACCGCGAGTTCGAGTACGCGCCGAAGAGCACGCGCGTGGACTCGCCCATCGACGAGGCGCTCGCCGCCCGCCGCGGGGTGTGCCAGGACTTCACGCACATCATGCTCGCGGTGCTGCGGCGCCTCGACCTGCCCTGCCGCTACGTCAGCGGCTACATCGCGCCCCGCGCGCTGGGCGAGGACGACGGGCCCGTCACCATCGCGACGCACGCCTGGGTCGAGGTCCACCTGCCGGGCCTGGGCTGGATGGGCGTGGATCCCACCAATGCCCTGCCGGCGGGCCTGCGTCACGTGCGGGTCGCCGTGGGCCGGGACTACGCCGATGTCCCGCCGACGCGGGGCGTCTACAAGGGCGGCGGCGCGAGCCACCTCGAGGTCTCCGTGGACGTCACCCCGGGCGAGACGCTGCCGACGGCCGACACGGCGGTCGTCGGCGGCACCTGGACGGCCGATGCCGCGGCACCCGACGAGTCGGCGGAGCGCGCCGCCCACGAGCAGCAGCAACAGCAGCAGTAGCGGTCGGCACGTCCGAGCCGTCACGCCGCTCGTCCCGGCACGTCCCGGCGCCGCGAAGCCCGACCACGCGCGCACCCGGCCGCGGCTGACGTTACAGTAGGCGGAACCACGAGGAGCCGACGCCGATGGCCAAGACGCTCGCCGCCGCCCTGTTCGTCGTCGTCGCGCTGTCGCCCGTCGCGGGGCAGCAGCGGCGGCTCATCACCGAAGACGACCTGATGGCCTTCGTCTGGACGGCCGACCCGCAGATGTCGCCGGACGGCGCTCAGGTGGCGTTCACGCGCGTCGTCGTCAACCAGGCCACGGACGACTACGAGACCAGCCTGTGGCTGGTGCCGAGTTCAGGCGCCGAGCCGCCGCGGCAGCTCACGCCGGGCCCGCGCGACAGCAGCCCGCGCTGGTCCCCCGACGGCCGGACGCTCGCCTTCGTCCGCGCCGTGGAGAAGGAGGGC from the Vicinamibacterales bacterium genome contains:
- a CDS encoding alpha-E domain-containing protein, translating into MLSRVADSLYWMSRYLERAEHSARVVNVNLNLTLDRAPADVARHWGRLLASLPDPPPWQVRAVPGGTERATLDLANRESIAACVGAARENARQVREEISTEMWEEINRLFLAVQQRQPIESEWTAGTHEFLAATITGVHQIQGVTDATMTHGEGWHYIELGRYLERASATAALLDVQYRELPVEDAGSSDVGEFVEWVGLLKSCCAFEAYCRHYTADVRPQRIAEFLVLSPDFPRSIHFAVGRVQAALSAIASLTGRQNGRSERLAGRLLASLDYGQIDEIMGELPAYLQGIVRQAAQINTAVHQQYIAYPVDVGLT
- a CDS encoding transglutaminase family protein, which codes for MAIHYAIRHLTRFTYAAPVSESVMELRMRPATDHAQRCLQFDVDLQPRARVFAYRDFLGNWVHHFDLPRRHSRMAVTARAQVQIDAPPPLPEALPPSAWDEVDAWTARDEHWDFRRPSRFVEWTDALVAFADALGARATRAQDPLTVVRGVMDAIHREFEYAPKSTRVDSPIDEALAARRGVCQDFTHIMLAVLRRLDLPCRYVSGYIAPRALGEDDGPVTIATHAWVEVHLPGLGWMGVDPTNALPAGLRHVRVAVGRDYADVPPTRGVYKGGGASHLEVSVDVTPGETLPTADTAVVGGTWTADAAAPDESAERAAHEQQQQQQ
- a CDS encoding circularly permuted type 2 ATP-grasp protein, producing MSAPPPGGAGSLDRLRHLPQFQRYALGRAYDEMFDADGVTRGHYGALYERLATVDPQELRQRQSAADKAFLHQGITFTVYGQQDGTERIFPYDLIPRIITASEWDTVERGLTQRITALNLFLKDLYGDGKVLADGLVPRELVYSCKHFRREMQGVAVRHDIYVSVAGTDLVRLPDGSFAVLEDNLRVPSGVSYMLTNRQVIKRIFPLLFNSYDVRPVDQYGQALLATLRALAPPHRPDPTIVLLTPGVFNSAYFEHTFLARQMGIALVEGRDLFVHDNVVYMRTTAGPQRVDVIYRRVDDDFIDPLAFRADSTLGVPGLFNAYRAGNVALTNAVGTGVADDKALYAYVPALIKYYLDQDPILHNVETWQMSKDDERQHVLDRLDQVVVKAVGESGGYGMLIGPHSTAAEREAFRQRILADPRNYIAQPTLALSAAPCFVDGRIEPRHVDLRPYILSGDEVVIVPGGLTRVALREGSLVVNSSQGGGSKDTWVLHADAAGAGA